A genomic stretch from Calonectris borealis chromosome 6, bCalBor7.hap1.2, whole genome shotgun sequence includes:
- the CCDC14 gene encoding coiled-coil domain-containing protein 14: protein MARPGAPRPGKVLSSGRLTGAAKLTNGRKQFGLRKACHSDVESGYSLYSTDSDDQVDTIHNGLDRCAALLKNILQNEATGRETIRKQPGKTTSVKITSKPLLTKGNTSKKKGLKKNITPAHVRKEIVPISDRKLALSTTPSTQKELSTAEQNRMVQPIHVPCSHHSPVMHQKLCEHVQTQMSLITGQPPQNSNEIPTVTSFPTSNHGCQNLTAFNYRLPTSTSALSLQQSANLLSTQSDVPVGGGNEYVPEMGGPVVCPVVSAAPTTAAQIQSATALPGVIPCIASGASSNSAVLTFIPSSPGREMTPNHEQQIKEADLIRCIQAHLALLQSHEMMNGRTEQKHHHHGPAKQNASSNKEEDTFEEHSEDMVSEEDGLNVLDVAPVRDTSCKTSFVKKVLKFRKESPEETAHKVKTVKYLLGELRALITDQDDSEMLRLMSEIEDCISLLPAVVGSTNIQAEIALALQPLRSENAQLRRRLRILNQQLGEQERSEKTSGQSCNYELVSLQSLNMMLQSQLKESLKGLESLQAKNEELLKIIEIQKEENKHLGKDIQDKEEELLENKQHYDIHSTKLKIEVEEALANMKSLQFKLEASEKENKILGITLRQRDAEVNRLRELTRTLQGSMAKLLSDLTVDNIRPKPEKGLSKSLLEDHEKQMQPDPFPGSTSVMTYLKKLEMDRILTDTELQFSNKSGELEMRNLTYENFAAEGSKINSTFSGGGTSAPRILLASLKQDAETVSDSGTLLDDQNKLDETVYIPLTSSTSKKQQPISERTGVLPQSRGACKTLDYHCELSNSVQQNGCEIAKDPTILDKLSAGYSVKKTMENTLEVTGDKVKPEGDKVPVRPKGTPSGAAKDFTDKPDQPQPGTYPHVPMLFQKEISQKKGSAIADFSSISFDDISGKSEWSASSFSTFTSRDEEDFKNSLAALDANIARLQRTLQNSMKQ from the exons ATGGCCAGGCCGGGGGCTCCGCGGCCCGGCAAG GTACTGTCTTCTGGAAGGCTAACAGGAGCAGCTAAATtaacaaatggaagaaaaca GTTTGGCTTAAGAAAAGCGTGTCATTCTGATGTGGAGTCTGGATACTCACTCTATTCCACTGACTCTGATGATCAG GTTGATACTATTCATAATGGACTTGACCGTTGTGCAGCTTTGCTGAAGAATATCTTACAAAATGAGGCTACAG GAAGGGAGACTATCCGTAAACAACCTGGGAAAACAACTTCTGTTAAAATTACTTCCAAGCCTTTGCTAACCAAAGGAAATACTTCCAAGAAGAAAGGgttgaaaaaaaacattactcCTGCCCACGTCCGAAAAGAAATTG TGCCAATATCAGATAGAAAACTTGCCTTGTCCACCACACCTTCTACTCAGAAAGAACTTTCCACTGCAGAACAGAATCGGATGGTTCAACCAATTCACGTGCCTTGCAGTCATCACTCTCCTGTGATGCATCAGAAACTGTGCGAGCATGTGCAAACTCAGATGTCTCTGATAACTGGCCAACCACCACAGAACAGTAATGAAATTCCTACTGTAACTTCTTTTCCTACCTCAAATCACG gaTGTCAAAATCTTACAGCTTTTAATTATCGATTACCTACCTCCACATcagctctgtccctgcagcagTCAGCTAATCTCTTGTCTACTCAATCA GATGTTCCTGTAGGCGGTGGCAATGAATATGTGCCAGAGATGGGAGGACCTGTGGTTTGCCCAGTAGTTTCTGCTGCTCCTACTACTGCTGCGCAAATACAGTCTGCCACTGCTCTTCCTGGTGTGATCCCTTGTATAGCATCAGGTGCATCAAGTAACTCTGCAGTGCTTACATTCATCCCATCATCTCCTGGCAGAGAGATGACCCCAAACCACGAGCAACAGATAAAAGAAGCAGATTTGATAAGATGCATACAAGCTCACCTGGCCCTGTTACAATCACATGAAATGATGAACGGCAGGACTGAACAGAAGCACCATCATCATGGTCCAGCAAAACAGAATGCTTCAAGTAACAAAGAGGAGGATACTTTTGAAGAACACAGTGAGGACATGGTCAGTGAAGAGGACGGATTGAATGTACTTGACGTAGCCCCAGTGAGAGATACAAGCTGTAAGACAAGTTTTGTGAAGAAAGTtctaaaatttagaaaagaaagtcCAGAAGAAACAGCCCATAAAGTTAAGACTGTAAAATATCTTCTGGGAGAGCTCAGAGCACTGATAACAGATCAAG ATGATTCAGAAATGTTAAGGTTGATGAGTGAAATAGAAGACTGCATATCATTGCTCCCAGCCGTAGTGGGAAGTACGAATATACAAGCTGAAATAGCACTAGCTTTACAGCCCCTCAGAAGTGAAAATGCCCAACTGCGTAG GAGACTAAGAATATTAAACCAGCAACTCGGGGAACAAGAAAGAAGTGAGAAGACATCTGGACAGAGCTGCAACTATGAAT TAGTTTCTTTGCAGTCCTTGAATATGATGCTCCAGAGTCAATTGAAAGAATCACTGAAAGGCCTTGAGTCACTGCAGGCTAAAAATGAAGAACTacttaaaataatagaaattcagaaagaagaaaacaaacatcttGGAAAAGATATTCAAGATAAAGAAGAAGAATTgcttgaaaacaaacagcattatGACATTCATTCCACCAAGCTCAAGATTG AAGTGGAAGAGGCATTAGCAAACATGAAGAGCCTTCAGTTTAAGCTGGaagcttcagagaaagaaaataagattttgggCATAACGTTACGTCAGCGTGATGCAGAAGTTAACAGACTGCGTGAATTAACCAG AACCTTGCAGGGCAGTATGGCCAAGCTTCTGTCTGACCTCACAGTAGACAACATTAGACCCAAACCTGAAAAAGGTCTCTCAAAGTCTCTTTTGGAAGACCATGAAAAGCAGATGCAACCCGATCCGTTTCCTGGGAGTACTTCAGTAATGACTTAccttaaaaaattagaaatggatCGTATTTTGACAGATACAGAACTTCAATTCTCAAATAAAAGTGGAGAATTAGAAATGCGAAATCTAACCTATGAAAACTTTGCTGCTGAGGGAAGTAAAATAAACAGTACATTCTCAGGAGGAGGAACATCAGCTCCCAGAATACTACTAGCCTCACTGAAGCAAGATGCAGAAACAGTTAGTGATTCTGGGACTTTACTAGATGACCAAAACAAGTTGGATGAGACTGTTTATATTCCATTGACTAGCAGCACCTCTAAAAAACAGCAGCCAATCTCTGAAAGAACTGGTGTGCTACCCCAAAGTAGAGGAGCTTGTAAGACATTGGACTACCACTGTGAGCTCTCAAACTCTGTGCAGCAGAATGGGTGTGAGATTGCAAAGGATCCAACTATTCTGGATAAATTAAGTGCTGGGTACAGTGTGAAAAAGACTATGGAAAACACGCTTGAAGTTACAGGGGATAAAGTGAAGCCAGAAGGAGACAAAGTCCCAGTGAGGCCAAAAGGCACTCCAAGTGGAGCTGCAAAAGACTTTACAGACAAACCAGACCAACCTCAGCCTGGTACATACCCTCACGTGCCGATGCTATTTCAGAAAGAGATTTCTCAGAAAAAAGGCAGTGCAATAGCTGATTTCAGTTCCATTTCATTTGATGATATATCAGGGAAGTCTGAATGGAGTGCATCCTCTTTCTCAACATTCACTTCTCGAGATGAAGAGGACTTTAAGAATAGCTTAGCAGCCTTGGATGCCAACATAGCTAGGTTACAAAGAACTCTACAAAATAGCATGAAACAATGa